The following are encoded together in the Daphnia magna isolate NIES linkage group LG8, ASM2063170v1.1, whole genome shotgun sequence genome:
- the LOC123475432 gene encoding DNA repair protein RAD51 homolog 2-like isoform X2: MTNNLKLKAIGLSTVITDKLANHSIITVQDYLTLNFIELQRKTGLTYQKLSSISEDVNKFITPLGISVSRLLQPSHVIFNDDLDVFLKGGITCGHITEFSGAPGLGKTQLCLQLAFSNALHGKVNGVLYIDSEGAFSASRLLDIAIHKYGIAIEQKIKSSLNRIHLWRPCSLKEIVDKLISIEVLVVKEHIGLLIIDSMGSIVRRDFGAEKNIERGAQMCSLSSSLKRIAHDFNLAVVVTNHVTAKVESSSTRIDCKSTSIPALGPSWSHWINSRLHLFMAQNKRRLMVSKSPEIPELIVDYCISKGGLDIQRETCSSSPY; encoded by the exons ATGACTaataatttgaaattaaaagcCATAGGCCTGTCCACAGTTATCACGGACAAACTTGCCAACCATAGCATAATCACTGTCCAA GATTACTTGACATTGAATTTTATTGAGTTGCAACGAAAAACGGGATTAACTTATCAAAAACTGTCATCCATTTCTGAAGATGTGAACAAGTTTATAACCCCACTAGGCATTTCG GTTAGCCGGTTGCTACAGCCATCACATGTGATTTTTAATGATGATCTAGATGTTTTCTTAAAGGGAGGCATAACATGTGGTCACATAACAGAATTCTCAGGAGCTCCTGGTCTCGGGAAAACTCAGTTGTGTCTCCAACTTGCATTTTCAAATGCATTACATGGAAAAGTAAATGGTGTTCTGTATATAGACAGTGAAGGTGCATTTAGTGCTTCAAG gcTTCTAGACATTGCCATTCACAAATATGGGATAgctatagaacaaaaaatcAAGAGCTCTTTAAATAGAATCCATTTGTGGAGACCTTGTAGTCTTAAGGAAATTGTTGACAA GTTAATCAGTATTGAAGTACTTGTTGTCAAAGAACATATTGGCCTATTAATAATCGATTCTA TGGGATCGATAGTTCGACGAGACTTTGGggcagaaaaaaatattgaaagagGTGCTCAAATGTGTTCACTGAGTTCTAGCTTAAAACGAATAGCACATGATTTTAACTTAGCAGTGGTTGTAACTAACCATGTAACTGCTAAAGTAGAATCATCCTCAACAAGAATAGATTGCAAATCTACCTCCATTCCTGCATTGGGTCCATCTTGGAGTCATTGGATCAATAGCcgtcttcatttgtttatggCTCAAAACAAACGACGTTTAATGGTTTCGA
- the LOC116928596 gene encoding ribosomal RNA processing protein 36 homolog isoform X1: MSKNCQVKNIVEEASDTEESEEEQKDEESFEDDELSGLDIPEAKLPILRSIVSKGKAVANDEQQYFQQNERSEDADKLAIREELSNLTFEELQKLKEKIGSKKFNLTLTGVKKKPQVKTDFKRANPNRPREISSKSRRIETKVAIQVPKVFRSDPRFDNLCGEFRERSFYRNYDFVNKMKEDEVKKLKEELQEETQPRRIEKIKYLIQRMENQIRAEKKRKLEEEKQEEEKRITIEALKEGKSPYFATKWARKERDLKEKFESLKEDGRLNQYMAKKRKHNAQRDRRHMPSEQY; encoded by the exons atgtcaaaaaaTTGCCAAGTTAAAAATATTGTGGAGGAAGCCTCAGATACAGAAGAAAGTGAGGAAGAgcaaaaagatgaagaaagtTTCGAGGATGATGAACTTTCTGGCTTAGACATTCCGGAAGCAAAGCTTCCCATTTTACGTTCGATTGTGAGTAAGGGGAAAGCTGTTGCTAATGATGAGCAACAATATTTTCAACAGAATGAAAGGAGTGAAGATGCAGATAAACTTGCCATTAGAGAGGAGCTCTCCAATTTGACTTTTGAAGAGCTGCAGaaacttaaagaaaaaattggttcaaaaaaatttaatctgACACTTACAGGGGTAAAGAAGAAGCCTCAGGTGAAAACAGATTTCAAAAGAGCCAACCCAAACAGACCAAGGGAAATATCTTCGAAATCTAGAAGGATAGAAACTAAGGTTGCTATTCAAGTTCCTAAAGTTTTCCGAAGTGATCCTCGTTTTGACAATCTATGTGGGGAATTTCGTGAGAgg TCATTTTATAGGAACTATGATTTTGTGAATAAAATGAAGGAAGATGAAGTAAAGAAATTAAAGGAAGAACTTCAAGAGGAAACGCAACCAAGGCGCAtcgaaaaaatcaaatatctTATACAAAGAATG GAAAATCAAATCAGAGCAGAGAAGAAGCGAAagttagaagaagaaaaacaggaagaagaaaaacggatTACTATAGAGGCGTTGAAAGAAGGAAAATCTCCTTACTTTGCAACTAAAT GGGCGCGTAAGGAAAGAGatcttaaagaaaaatttgagaGCTTGAAGGAGGATGGAAGATTGAACCAATATATGGCGAAAAAACGGAAGCATAATGCCCAGAGAGACCGGAGACACATGCCGTCTGAGCAATATTGA
- the LOC123475432 gene encoding DNA repair protein RAD51 homolog 2-like isoform X1: MTNNLKLKAIGLSTVITDKLANHSIITVQDYLTLNFIELQRKTGLTYQKLSSISEDVNKFITPLGISFQVSRLLQPSHVIFNDDLDVFLKGGITCGHITEFSGAPGLGKTQLCLQLAFSNALHGKVNGVLYIDSEGAFSASRLLDIAIHKYGIAIEQKIKSSLNRIHLWRPCSLKEIVDKLISIEVLVVKEHIGLLIIDSMGSIVRRDFGAEKNIERGAQMCSLSSSLKRIAHDFNLAVVVTNHVTAKVESSSTRIDCKSTSIPALGPSWSHWINSRLHLFMAQNKRRLMVSKSPEIPELIVDYCISKGGLDIQRETCSSSPY, from the exons ATGACTaataatttgaaattaaaagcCATAGGCCTGTCCACAGTTATCACGGACAAACTTGCCAACCATAGCATAATCACTGTCCAA GATTACTTGACATTGAATTTTATTGAGTTGCAACGAAAAACGGGATTAACTTATCAAAAACTGTCATCCATTTCTGAAGATGTGAACAAGTTTATAACCCCACTAGGCATTTCG TTCCAGGTTAGCCGGTTGCTACAGCCATCACATGTGATTTTTAATGATGATCTAGATGTTTTCTTAAAGGGAGGCATAACATGTGGTCACATAACAGAATTCTCAGGAGCTCCTGGTCTCGGGAAAACTCAGTTGTGTCTCCAACTTGCATTTTCAAATGCATTACATGGAAAAGTAAATGGTGTTCTGTATATAGACAGTGAAGGTGCATTTAGTGCTTCAAG gcTTCTAGACATTGCCATTCACAAATATGGGATAgctatagaacaaaaaatcAAGAGCTCTTTAAATAGAATCCATTTGTGGAGACCTTGTAGTCTTAAGGAAATTGTTGACAA GTTAATCAGTATTGAAGTACTTGTTGTCAAAGAACATATTGGCCTATTAATAATCGATTCTA TGGGATCGATAGTTCGACGAGACTTTGGggcagaaaaaaatattgaaagagGTGCTCAAATGTGTTCACTGAGTTCTAGCTTAAAACGAATAGCACATGATTTTAACTTAGCAGTGGTTGTAACTAACCATGTAACTGCTAAAGTAGAATCATCCTCAACAAGAATAGATTGCAAATCTACCTCCATTCCTGCATTGGGTCCATCTTGGAGTCATTGGATCAATAGCcgtcttcatttgtttatggCTCAAAACAAACGACGTTTAATGGTTTCGA
- the LOC116928596 gene encoding ribosomal RNA processing protein 36 homolog isoform X2, translating into MSKNCQVKNIVEEASDTEESEEEQKDEESFEDDELSGLDIPEAKLPILRSINERSEDADKLAIREELSNLTFEELQKLKEKIGSKKFNLTLTGVKKKPQVKTDFKRANPNRPREISSKSRRIETKVAIQVPKVFRSDPRFDNLCGEFRERSFYRNYDFVNKMKEDEVKKLKEELQEETQPRRIEKIKYLIQRMENQIRAEKKRKLEEEKQEEEKRITIEALKEGKSPYFATKWARKERDLKEKFESLKEDGRLNQYMAKKRKHNAQRDRRHMPSEQY; encoded by the exons atgtcaaaaaaTTGCCAAGTTAAAAATATTGTGGAGGAAGCCTCAGATACAGAAGAAAGTGAGGAAGAgcaaaaagatgaagaaagtTTCGAGGATGATGAACTTTCTGGCTTAGACATTCCGGAAGCAAAGCTTCCCATTTTACGTTCGATT AATGAAAGGAGTGAAGATGCAGATAAACTTGCCATTAGAGAGGAGCTCTCCAATTTGACTTTTGAAGAGCTGCAGaaacttaaagaaaaaattggttcaaaaaaatttaatctgACACTTACAGGGGTAAAGAAGAAGCCTCAGGTGAAAACAGATTTCAAAAGAGCCAACCCAAACAGACCAAGGGAAATATCTTCGAAATCTAGAAGGATAGAAACTAAGGTTGCTATTCAAGTTCCTAAAGTTTTCCGAAGTGATCCTCGTTTTGACAATCTATGTGGGGAATTTCGTGAGAgg TCATTTTATAGGAACTATGATTTTGTGAATAAAATGAAGGAAGATGAAGTAAAGAAATTAAAGGAAGAACTTCAAGAGGAAACGCAACCAAGGCGCAtcgaaaaaatcaaatatctTATACAAAGAATG GAAAATCAAATCAGAGCAGAGAAGAAGCGAAagttagaagaagaaaaacaggaagaagaaaaacggatTACTATAGAGGCGTTGAAAGAAGGAAAATCTCCTTACTTTGCAACTAAAT GGGCGCGTAAGGAAAGAGatcttaaagaaaaatttgagaGCTTGAAGGAGGATGGAAGATTGAACCAATATATGGCGAAAAAACGGAAGCATAATGCCCAGAGAGACCGGAGACACATGCCGTCTGAGCAATATTGA